Within the Solwaraspora sp. WMMA2056 genome, the region GGCGCAGGAACTCGACCGTCGAGGCGGTCAGGGCCCGCAGCAGCGGCACCGTACCGATCAGCACTCCCAGTGCGATGCCGGCGCCGACGGCGATGGCCAACCCGATCGCCCAGGCGGTGAGGGTGTCGCCCAGCGCGACCCAGAACCGGCCTTCGCCGAGCAGGTCGACCAGCGCGGCGAGGATCTCGGTGGCCGGCGGCAGGTACCGGGCCGACACCAGCGGCGTGGCGGGCAGGATCTGCACCACGGCGAGCAGGCCGGCCAGCCCGGCGAGGCCGAGCAGCAGGTTCGACGGCCGGCGCCGCCGGGTCGGCCGGGGCCCGGATGGTGACGTGCCCCGGTCGGGGCCGGCGGTGCCGGCCCCGACCGGGGTGTTGTCGACCGCTGTCACGGCAGCAGCGCGTCCAGATCCGGCTCGGACTCGAAGACGCCGTCGGCGAGGCCGAGCTCGGCGACCCGCTCGATCGACGCACGGTTGATCTCCGCCGGCCACTGCGGCAGCGTCATCGCGTCCAGGATGGCCTGGTCGATGTCGGTGTAGCTGCGCAGCACGTCACGCACCTCGTCCGGGTGGGCGTTGGCGTAGGACAGCGACTCGGCCATCGCCTCCTGGAAGCGGGTGACCAGGTCGGGGTTCTCCTGGGCCAGCTTGGTGCTGGTGAAGTAGACCGCCACGGTCAGCTCGGGGGCGGTGTCGACGAAGTTCCACGCGACGACCCGGGCACCGGCGTCCTTGGCGACGGTCAGCGACGGCTCGACCATCCAGGCCGCGTCGACGTCGCCGTTTTCGAGCGCCGCGGGCATCTGGGGGAACGGCATCTCGACGAACTGAATGTTCTCGGGGTCGCCGCCGGCCTTGCGGACCGACTCCCGCACGCTGGTGTCGCCGATGTTCTTGAGGGTGTTGACCGCGACCTTCTTGCCGGCCAGGTCGGCCGCCGTCTGGATCGCGCTGTCCTCCTTGACCGCGACGCCGCCGAAGTCACCGTCGGCGCTGCCGGTCGAGGCCACCCCGTTGGCGACGACCTTGATCGGTACGTCGCTGACCTGGGCGGTCATCAGCGAGGTGACGTTGCTGAAGCCGAACTGGAACTGCTCACTGACGACACCGGGGACGATGGCGGCGCCGCCCTGGCCGCTCTCCATCGTCAGGTTGATGCCGCGCTTGGCGAAGAAGCCCTTCTCGTCGCCGAGGTAGATCGGCGCGACGTCGACGATCGGGATGACGCCGACGGTGACGTCGGTTACTTCGCCGGTGCCGTCGGCCTCGTCGGAGGACGAGTCGGAACCACAGGCGGCGACCAGCAGTGCGGTGGCCAGAGTGAGGGCGACGAGGGGCCGTCGCATGGGACCTCCAGTTGAGGGATGGGTATGACCGATCGGGGGTGTTCGCGTACCGAACGATGGTTCTTATGATGAACGTACGGGCTACCCCGGCTCACGTCAATGTGCATATCGGAAGATACTCTGCCAATCCGGCAGGGGAAGGGAGCAGCGTGCGCACCCAGGTTGGCATCATCGGAGCGGGACCGGCGGGGCTGATGCTCTCCCACCTGCTGCACCTGGAGGGTATCGACTCCGTGGTGCTGGAAACCCGCAGCCGGTCGTACGTCGAGCGCCGGGTCCGGGCCGGCGTGCTCGAGCACGACACGGCACAACTGCTCGCCGACACCGGCGTCGGCGACCGGATGCGCCAGGAAGGGCTCGTCCACACCGGCCTTGACCTGCGCTTCGACGGTGTGTCGCGGCGCATCGACCTGGCCGCGCTGACCAGCGGACGGTCGATCACCGTCTACGGCCAGCAGGAAGTGGTCAAGGACCTGATCGCCGCCCGGCTGGCCGCCGGCGGCGAGATCCTGTTCGAAGTCTCCGACGTCAGCCTGGACGGCATCGACACTGATGCCCCGGTGGTCCGGTTCGAGCACGAGGGCACGATACGCGAACTGCACTGCCTGGTCGTCGCCGGCTGCGACGGTTTCCACGGGGTCAGCCGGGGCGCCATCCCCGAGACGGCCCGACGCACCGTGGAGCACACCTACCCGTTCAGCTGGTTGGGGATCCTGGCCCAGGCCGCGCCGTCGGCGCACGAGCTCATCTACACCCACCACGAGCACGGTTTCGCCCTGCACAGCATGCGCAGCCCCGACGTGACCCGGCTCTACCTGCAGGTTCCCAACGAGACCGACCTGGCCGA harbors:
- a CDS encoding ABC transporter substrate-binding protein, encoding MRRPLVALTLATALLVAACGSDSSSDEADGTGEVTDVTVGVIPIVDVAPIYLGDEKGFFAKRGINLTMESGQGGAAIVPGVVSEQFQFGFSNVTSLMTAQVSDVPIKVVANGVASTGSADGDFGGVAVKEDSAIQTAADLAGKKVAVNTLKNIGDTSVRESVRKAGGDPENIQFVEMPFPQMPAALENGDVDAAWMVEPSLTVAKDAGARVVAWNFVDTAPELTVAVYFTSTKLAQENPDLVTRFQEAMAESLSYANAHPDEVRDVLRSYTDIDQAILDAMTLPQWPAEINRASIERVAELGLADGVFESEPDLDALLP
- a CDS encoding 4-hydroxybenzoate 3-monooxygenase, with the translated sequence MRTQVGIIGAGPAGLMLSHLLHLEGIDSVVLETRSRSYVERRVRAGVLEHDTAQLLADTGVGDRMRQEGLVHTGLDLRFDGVSRRIDLAALTSGRSITVYGQQEVVKDLIAARLAAGGEILFEVSDVSLDGIDTDAPVVRFEHEGTIRELHCLVVAGCDGFHGVSRGAIPETARRTVEHTYPFSWLGILAQAAPSAHELIYTHHEHGFALHSMRSPDVTRLYLQVPNETDLADWPAARIWDELHTRLATDDGFTLKEGPILEQGVTPMRSFVTEPMRRGQLFLAGDAAHIVPPTGAKGLNLAVADVRFLAEALTSWFKQGRGTGLDEYSARCLRRIWRVQHFSSWMTGLLHRPADADEFSHRLQVAQLEYVATSTAAATTLAENYVGLPLDWSRRVDMPARPTVPFA